The following is a genomic window from Lysinibacillus sp. JNUCC-52.
GCAGCTATCCTGAAGCGTTTGTAGGCTATGAAGATTATAGTACGACGCTTATTGTACCTGATGAAGCTTCAGAACAATCATTAAATGCTAGTTATCAACTTGCTGCTTATTTGTCAGGGCAAGGAGAGAAAGACGTTAATATTAAACGAGAATCAACTGTTGCACGTGTTGCTGGACCAGTTATTGTTGTAGGCGCAAAAAATGAATTTAGAACAAATTATATGATTAAAATGCTTGAGACTGCCCACAGTCAATATGAAGATGGCCTGTCACTTAATGTTCATAGTCTTAAAAATGATGACAGTAGTCAAAGTGTGCCTATCCTGTTTGTCACAGCCGCTACGCCAAATGCACTTCAAGAGCGAATTTCGTTATTGACGGATACGAAATTATATAGTCAATTTTCAGGAAGTACGTTGACAGTGGATGATTTACCGATTGTGGATACTACTGATAATTCAACGCTGCTATTTTCTCAACTAGGTTTTGACCATCAAATATTATCGAGTCAAGCAACGATGACGCCGCACTATTATGTGTCATTGCCACAGGTTGAGGCTGATAAAGAAGCAAACATACGATTAGTTTTAAAGAAATCTGCTCTACTACCTGAAAAGGGTAACAGTAATGAACGTGAAGTGGAATTGATTGTATGGGTGAATGATGTACCGCATGCAGTTGACCTGAAGAAGTTAGAGTCAATTTCTTCAGATTTATATGAAGTGAATGTGCCGATTGAAACAAATGTATTAAATAAACAATCGATGACAGATATCCAATTTGAAGTAACTGGGTTTCAATTAGAAGATCCATGTGAAACGACGAATGAACGTTATTGGATTTATATCGATGGTAGCAGTACATTATCAATTACAAAAGAAGCGACAACACCAACATTTACATTAAGGGATTTCCCGAATGCATTCCAAGAACAAGCTTTAATTATTGTTCCGAATAAAACAGTGATAAACGATACACAAATGCTCTTGCTGTATAAGTCTTTAATGATGAATGGTGAAATGGCTCAAACAATATTGACAAAAGAACAAGACGTTAAGGAAGAGGAATTAAAACGAAGTGCTATTATTTTTGCTGGAGCTTCCGCTGATTTCTCGACGCTTATAGGAAACAATAATGATGTCCCTCAATCGTCAGAGGATTATTTAAAGCAAGGTTTTCTTCCAGAAACAATTGCTCAGTATACATTTATCACAAAAAGTTTTTGGGATGATAAACAGCCGCTATTAATCATTCAAATGTTGGATGAAGCAGCAAATCAAAAAGACTTTTTAGCGCAATTGAAGGGAACAAATGAACAGGTAACCTCTGCTATTGAAACAAAAGAGGGGAAATTTGTCGTTGCGGCTAGTAGTGCAGCAGACATTGAAAAATCTGCCTCAGAGCAGAAAAATTCTATTTCATTTGTGCTTATAGCAGAATTTGCTGTGCTGATTTTAGTGATCGGGCTTATTTTATATTTTATTTTACGTAGAAGAAGAAAAAATCTAGTTGTTGAGGATGAAGAAAAGTAGCATCTGAATTTCATCTTACGTTGTGAAATTTAAGCAGGAGACATTTACTTTGCGCTTCAATTAACAAAAGAAAAGGCATCAAGAACTTGATGCCTTGAGGTTTTCGACTAATGGATAGATAAACGAAAAATCAATCGCTGCCTCTAGTTTTCGAACTAAATGGTCTTGTGGCACCAATTGGTCAATTGTCAGCATTTCTAATTGTTCACGTTTATTGATTTGATTTTTCGACATCATTTTCCATCACCTCAATTAGATTATTTTATTTATAGTTGATTGATAGCAATTCATATCAAGTTGATTGGAGCGAAGGGCGGGCGACTCCTGCGGGAAAGCACAGAACGTAAGACGCAACAAACCGCGCGTTAGCGAGGGTTGCGGCTTACGTGTGTGCCCGCGGAAAGCGCCCGAACGTAGCGGAAATCAACGGCAGTAGACATCTATTTTTATTTTAAAATGAAAAAGACTGTAGGCATCAAGAACTTGATGCCTTTTCTTGATATTGTGAGACCCAGTGCATTTCACTGGGTCTTTTCGTGTTATTTAAAGGTGTTACTGAAACTGCGAAAGTCGGGAAAAGAAATTAGTGACGAAGTCTAAAAATATTTTTTCAGATGGTGCGATTTCTCGATTTACAGGTGAAATAATGCCAACTGTTCTTGGTATTGTAGGCGATTCTATTGGCACTTTGATTGTGAAGCGGGCTGCTGAATCGTATAGGGAGCTCTCAGGTAGTAGGCTGACACCAATTCCAGCGGCCACTAAACCTTTTAAAGCATCTAAGTCCTCTCCTTCAGATATAATATTTGGTAAGAAGCCTGCAGCACGGCAAGCATCCATCGCAACTTTATGTAATATATAGCCATCTGGAAAAAGAACAAAAAGATCATTACGTAAATCTGCTAGCTGAATACTTTCCCGTTTTGCTAAAGGGTGGTTAGCTGGCAATAAAGCTGCAATGTTTTCGGTGAATAATATGTTTGATTGTATTGCTTCGTCCTTCGGTGGCAGCGGTCCTAAAAATGCTAAGTTAAGCTCGCGGTTTTTAACAGCGTCAATTAAAAAGCGATAAGAGCCTTGGCGCAATTGGAATTGCAAATCTGGGTATTCACGCTTAAAAGCTGAAATAACAGTTGGTAATACATAACTTGCTAAGCTTGTAGGGAAACCGATTTTAATAGTTCCTTTAGCAGGATCTAAATATTCCTCAACTTGCTTGGCGGCAAAATCTATTGCTTTTAAAGCGGTGATTGTATGTTCAAGAAAAGTTTTACCTATCGGTGTTAATTTTACATTTCTGCCGACACGTTCAAAAAGTGGTGTACCTAATTCGTCTTCTAAATTAGCAATTTGACGACTTATTGCTGATTGGGCAACATGAAGGTGTTCTGCAGCTTCAGAAATATGCTCACGCTCTGCAACCTCCACAAAATAACGTAATTGACGTAACTCCACTGGATATTCACCTCTATCTAATCGCAAAATCCGATTAATTATATTTTAATTATATAATATTTAAGATATAAAAAGACTGAAAAAAATAACATCGTGCTAAAAAATGATTTAATGATTACGTTGGATTGCGCCAATTGTATAACAAGCTGAATGTTCCTATTTAAATGGAATATATATATAACGCCTTAAATAATGCAGTTGTGCTATATATGCTAGACACACTTCTGATGAATGCAAAGAGTATTTTTTTAAGTAGGAAAGTGTATGACTGTTTGATGTGAATAGAGGAGTGCTTTTTAGCAAAAGAATTGGTATTAATAGCGCTATTACTCTATAATTTTATTTTCTTATAGTGATTCCATTCTAATGAAATAGGATATAGTATAGGTATGGCAGTTTGTGCATTTTTGTCACAAAACCGCTACAATTAACGCTTTATGCGAGGTTTCCACTATGAAGCTAGATGAAATCCATTCTCATTTAGGGATATTTCATTGAAAATAGACTTTACCAATTCTCATTGGCGGTTTCGATTCTCAAAAATCTGAAAATGCTTAAAAAGTCTTTATAATTCAAGATTTCATCATTGAAAAGTGAAAGTGGTTAAAATGGTTTGCATAGAGAACGATTTTCAGTTAAGATTAGAATGATGATAATTAAGGAATGGTTGCCCATTCACAGAACACACTATGGAGGTATTTTCATGTCAACTTTAGTAATTAAAGATCTTCACGTTGAAATCGACGGGAAAGAGATTTTAAAAGGCGTAAACCTTACAATTAATACAAATGAAATTCATGCAATTATGGGACCAAACGGAACTGGTAAATCAACACTAGCTTCTGCTATTATGGGACACCCAAAATATGAAGTTACTTCTGGTACAGTTGAACTTGATGGTGAAAACGTACTTGAAATGGAAGTTGATGAGCGTGCACAAGCTGGCTTATTCCTAGCTATGCAATACCCATCAGAAATCGCTGGTGTAACAAACGCTGATTTCTTACGTTCAGCTATTAATGCACGCCGTGAAGAGGGCGACGAAATTTCATTAATGAAATTCATTCGTGAATTAGATAAAAATATGGAATTCCTTGAAATGAACGAAGACATGGCACAACGTTATTTAAACGAAGGTTTCTCTGGCGGTGAGAAAAAACGTAACGAAATTCTTCAATTAATGATGATTAAGCCAACTTTCGCTATTTTAGATGAAATTGACTCTGGTCTTGACATTGATGCATTAAAAGTTGTTTCTAAAGGTATTAATGCAATGCGTGGCGAAGGTTTCGGCTGCTTAATGATTACGCACTACCAACGTCTACTTAACTACATCACACCAGATCATGTACACGTAATGATGCAAGGTCGTGTAGTAAAATCAGGTGGCGCAGAATTAGCACAACGTTTAGAAGCAGAAGGTTATGACTGGATTAAAAAAGAATTAGGTATCGAAGAAGAAACAGAAGAACAAGAAGCATAAGAAGGAGGACGAATTAGCATGACAGTGGAACTTAACTTGCCTGTAACAGTACAGGACGTGCGCTCGTTCTCAGAAGCTAATGGTGAACCAACTTGGTTTGCAGAGCTTCGTACGGCAGCACTAGACAAAGCAGCTGGTTTAGATATGCCAAAACCAGATAGAACAAATATTTCAAAATGGGATTTCATGAACTTCCCAAGCCATTCAGTAGTTAGTGAAAAATACACTTCACTAGATGAACTACCAGAAGAGGCACGAGGCTTAATTAACCTTGAGCAAGAAAACCTATATATTCAACGCAACAATACACCTGCGTTTATTAAAACATCACAGGAGCTAGCTGACAAAGGCGTTATT
Proteins encoded in this region:
- a CDS encoding LysR family transcriptional regulator, translated to MELRQLRYFVEVAEREHISEAAEHLHVAQSAISRQIANLEDELGTPLFERVGRNVKLTPIGKTFLEHTITALKAIDFAAKQVEEYLDPAKGTIKIGFPTSLASYVLPTVISAFKREYPDLQFQLRQGSYRFLIDAVKNRELNLAFLGPLPPKDEAIQSNILFTENIAALLPANHPLAKRESIQLADLRNDLFVLFPDGYILHKVAMDACRAAGFLPNIISEGEDLDALKGLVAAGIGVSLLPESSLYDSAARFTIKVPIESPTIPRTVGIISPVNREIAPSEKIFLDFVTNFFSRLSQFQ
- the sufC gene encoding Fe-S cluster assembly ATPase SufC; the protein is MSTLVIKDLHVEIDGKEILKGVNLTINTNEIHAIMGPNGTGKSTLASAIMGHPKYEVTSGTVELDGENVLEMEVDERAQAGLFLAMQYPSEIAGVTNADFLRSAINARREEGDEISLMKFIRELDKNMEFLEMNEDMAQRYLNEGFSGGEKKRNEILQLMMIKPTFAILDEIDSGLDIDALKVVSKGINAMRGEGFGCLMITHYQRLLNYITPDHVHVMMQGRVVKSGGAELAQRLEAEGYDWIKKELGIEEETEEQEA
- a CDS encoding cellulose biosynthesis cyclic di-GMP-binding regulatory protein BcsB, which translates into the protein MRVLLYILTILISLPFLATHALAAPITVEKQTIAIEANSLAKKPLLSQAIELQGPSSSRDFYYTLSQDIEAKGQTVSFQIQQSELLIAPSSFTIKVDDIAIKSIALTSDLLKQTVTVTLPESALVKGTHKITASFYGVLKEGVCVAPGNEGNWLRIDILSSISSFNDSEQWSLSSYPEAFVGYEDYSTTLIVPDEASEQSLNASYQLAAYLSGQGEKDVNIKRESTVARVAGPVIVVGAKNEFRTNYMIKMLETAHSQYEDGLSLNVHSLKNDDSSQSVPILFVTAATPNALQERISLLTDTKLYSQFSGSTLTVDDLPIVDTTDNSTLLFSQLGFDHQILSSQATMTPHYYVSLPQVEADKEANIRLVLKKSALLPEKGNSNEREVELIVWVNDVPHAVDLKKLESISSDLYEVNVPIETNVLNKQSMTDIQFEVTGFQLEDPCETTNERYWIYIDGSSTLSITKEATTPTFTLRDFPNAFQEQALIIVPNKTVINDTQMLLLYKSLMMNGEMAQTILTKEQDVKEEELKRSAIIFAGASADFSTLIGNNNDVPQSSEDYLKQGFLPETIAQYTFITKSFWDDKQPLLIIQMLDEAANQKDFLAQLKGTNEQVTSAIETKEGKFVVAASSAADIEKSASEQKNSISFVLIAEFAVLILVIGLILYFILRRRRKNLVVEDEEK